In Pseudomonas sp. GCEP-101, one DNA window encodes the following:
- a CDS encoding potassium transporter Kup: MSDASAGTVEHEQPHSSSAIGLMVGAVGVCYGDIGTSPLYTLKEVFIGGYGVQANHDGVLGVLSLIFWSLIWVVSIKYVIFVLRADNQGEGGVMALSALARRAATGKHRLQAMVVVAGLIGAALFYGDSMITPAISVLSAIEGLEIAFDGLEHWVVPLSLIVLVGLFLIQKHGTARIGILFGPVMVAWFVALAALGAYGVSREPEVLKAMNPAWAVNFFISHPGIGVAILGATVLALTGAEALYADMGHFGRKPIARAWFALVLPALVLNYFGQGATILVNPEAARNPFYLTAPGWALVPMVALSTAATVIASQAVISGAFSLTRQAIQLGFVPRMVIQHTSSHEQGQIYIGMVNWALMVGVVLLVLGFESSAALASAYGVAVTGTMLMTTLLMGVVIWLLWKWPLWLAIPFFLMMLFVDTLFFAANLPKVVQGGAFPVVAGIGLFILMTTWKRGRQLLVDRLDEGSLPLPLFISSIRSQPPHRVQGTAVFLTARTDAVPHALLHNLLHNQVLHEQVVLLTVVNEDSPRVPPDRRFEVDAYGEGFFRVVLHFGFMEDPDIPQALKLCHLNELDFSPMRTTYFLSRETVIPSKLIGMARWREALFAFLLKNANGNLRYFNLPLNRVIELGTQVEI, encoded by the coding sequence ATGTCCGATGCAAGCGCCGGCACCGTTGAGCATGAGCAGCCCCATTCCAGCTCCGCGATCGGCCTGATGGTCGGCGCCGTGGGCGTCTGCTACGGCGATATCGGCACCAGCCCGCTGTATACCCTCAAGGAAGTCTTCATCGGTGGTTATGGCGTCCAGGCCAACCACGATGGCGTGCTGGGGGTGCTGTCGCTGATCTTCTGGTCGCTGATCTGGGTCGTGTCGATCAAGTACGTGATCTTCGTGCTGCGCGCCGACAACCAGGGCGAGGGCGGGGTGATGGCGCTGTCCGCGCTGGCCCGCCGCGCCGCCACCGGCAAGCACCGCTTGCAGGCGATGGTGGTGGTCGCCGGCCTGATCGGCGCGGCGCTGTTCTATGGCGACAGCATGATCACCCCGGCGATCTCGGTGCTCTCGGCCATCGAGGGCCTGGAGATCGCCTTCGACGGCCTGGAGCACTGGGTGGTGCCGCTTTCGCTGATCGTGCTGGTCGGCCTGTTCCTCATCCAGAAGCACGGCACGGCGCGCATCGGCATTCTCTTCGGGCCGGTGATGGTGGCGTGGTTCGTGGCGCTGGCGGCGCTCGGCGCCTACGGCGTGTCGCGCGAGCCGGAAGTGCTGAAGGCGATGAACCCGGCCTGGGCGGTGAATTTCTTCATTTCCCACCCGGGCATCGGCGTGGCCATCCTCGGCGCCACCGTGCTGGCGCTGACCGGCGCCGAAGCGCTGTACGCCGACATGGGCCACTTCGGCCGCAAGCCCATCGCCCGCGCCTGGTTCGCCCTCGTGCTGCCGGCGCTGGTGCTGAACTACTTCGGCCAGGGCGCGACCATCCTGGTCAACCCGGAGGCCGCGCGTAACCCGTTCTACCTGACCGCGCCGGGCTGGGCGCTGGTGCCGATGGTGGCGCTATCCACCGCGGCCACGGTGATCGCGTCCCAGGCGGTGATTTCCGGCGCGTTCTCGCTGACCCGCCAGGCCATCCAGCTCGGCTTCGTGCCGCGCATGGTGATCCAGCACACCTCCAGCCACGAGCAGGGGCAGATCTACATCGGCATGGTGAACTGGGCGCTGATGGTGGGCGTGGTGCTGCTGGTGCTGGGCTTCGAGTCTTCCGCTGCCCTGGCCTCGGCCTACGGCGTGGCGGTGACCGGCACGATGCTGATGACCACCCTGCTGATGGGCGTGGTGATCTGGCTGCTGTGGAAGTGGCCGCTGTGGCTGGCGATTCCGTTCTTCCTGATGATGCTGTTCGTCGACACGCTGTTCTTCGCCGCCAACCTGCCCAAGGTGGTCCAGGGCGGTGCCTTCCCGGTGGTCGCCGGTATCGGCCTGTTCATCCTGATGACGACCTGGAAGCGCGGCCGCCAGCTGCTGGTGGACCGCCTCGACGAGGGCTCGCTGCCGCTGCCGCTGTTCATCTCCAGCATCCGCTCGCAGCCGCCGCATCGCGTGCAGGGCACCGCCGTGTTCCTCACCGCGCGCACCGACGCCGTGCCCCATGCGCTGTTGCACAACCTGCTGCACAACCAGGTGCTGCATGAGCAGGTCGTGCTGCTCACCGTGGTCAACGAAGACAGCCCGCGCGTGCCGCCGGACCGCCGCTTCGAGGTGGATGCCTATGGCGAAGGCTTCTTCCGCGTGGTGCTGCACTTCGGCTTCATGGAGGACCCGGACATCCCGCAGGCGCTCAAGCTGTGCCACCTCAACGAGCTGGACTTCAGCCCGATGCGCACCACCTACTTCCTCAGCCGCGAGACGGTCATCCCGTCCAAGCTGATCGGCATGGCGCGCTGGCGCGAGGCGCTGTTCGCCTTCCTGCTGAAGAACGCCAACGGCAACCTGCGGTACTTCAATCTGCCGCTGAACCGGGTAATCGAGCTGGGGACGCAGGTGGAAATCTGA
- a CDS encoding cbb3-type cytochrome c oxidase subunit 3: MTPWLELGGLLALYLGVGWSLRAHRGRDIEEASMLPFADDEEVARRMEKATGRSRTGCACPGRCRGDCRHWRDWQP, from the coding sequence ATGACGCCCTGGCTGGAATTGGGCGGCCTGCTGGCGCTGTACCTCGGCGTCGGCTGGAGCCTGCGCGCGCACCGTGGGCGCGATATCGAGGAGGCCAGCATGCTGCCCTTCGCCGACGACGAGGAGGTCGCCCGGCGCATGGAGAAGGCCACGGGCCGCAGCCGCACCGGCTGCGCCTGCCCCGGCCGCTGCCGGGGCGACTGCCGGCACTGGCGCGACTGGCAGCCCTAG
- the ccoN gene encoding cytochrome-c oxidase, cbb3-type subunit I codes for MNTKSTEQAYNYKVVRQFAIMTVVWGVVGMAMGVLIASQLVWPQLNLDLPWTSFGRLRPLHTSLVIFAFGGCALFATSYYTVQRTCQTRLFSDSLAAFTFWGWQALIVVMLISLPLGYTTTKEYAEIEFTGAVWMAIVWVAYAVVFFGTLMKRKTSHIYVGNWFFAAFILVTAMLHIVNHLAIPVDWFKSYPVYAGATDAMVQWWYGHNAVGFFLTTGFLGMMYYFVPKQAGRPVYSYRLSIVHFWALITLYIWAGPHHLHYTALPDWAQSLGMVMSLILLAPSWGGMINGMMTLSGAWHKLRTDPILRFLVVSLAFYGMSTFEGPMMAIKTVNALSHYTDWTIGHVHAGALGWVAMISIGSLYHLIPKVFGREQMHSIGLINAHFWLATIGTVLYIASMWVNGITQGLMWRAVNADGTLTYSFVEALAASHPGFVVRMSGGLMFLGGMLLMAWNTWMTVRQARPEAMRVAERMA; via the coding sequence ATGAACACGAAAAGCACGGAGCAGGCGTACAACTACAAGGTGGTTCGCCAGTTCGCCATCATGACGGTGGTCTGGGGCGTCGTCGGCATGGCCATGGGGGTGCTGATCGCCTCCCAGCTGGTCTGGCCGCAACTGAACCTGGACCTGCCATGGACCAGTTTCGGACGCCTGCGTCCGCTGCACACCAGCCTGGTGATCTTCGCCTTCGGCGGCTGCGCACTGTTCGCCACCAGCTACTACACGGTGCAGCGCACCTGCCAGACGCGGCTGTTCTCCGACAGCCTGGCGGCCTTCACCTTCTGGGGCTGGCAGGCGCTGATCGTGGTGATGCTGATCAGCCTGCCGCTGGGCTACACCACCACCAAGGAATACGCCGAGATCGAATTCACCGGCGCGGTGTGGATGGCCATCGTCTGGGTCGCCTACGCCGTGGTGTTCTTCGGCACGCTGATGAAGCGCAAGACGTCGCACATCTATGTGGGCAACTGGTTCTTCGCCGCCTTCATCCTGGTCACCGCGATGCTGCACATCGTCAACCACCTGGCGATTCCGGTGGACTGGTTCAAGTCCTACCCGGTGTACGCCGGCGCCACCGACGCCATGGTGCAGTGGTGGTACGGCCATAACGCGGTGGGCTTCTTCCTGACCACCGGCTTCCTGGGGATGATGTATTACTTCGTGCCCAAGCAGGCCGGGCGCCCGGTGTACTCCTACCGCCTGTCCATCGTGCACTTCTGGGCGCTGATCACCCTGTACATCTGGGCCGGCCCGCACCACCTGCACTACACCGCGCTGCCGGACTGGGCGCAGAGCCTGGGCATGGTGATGTCGCTGATCCTCCTGGCGCCGAGTTGGGGCGGCATGATCAACGGCATGATGACGCTGTCCGGCGCCTGGCATAAGTTGCGCACCGATCCGATCCTGCGCTTCCTGGTGGTGTCCCTGGCGTTCTACGGCATGTCCACGTTCGAAGGCCCGATGATGGCCATCAAGACCGTCAACGCCCTCTCCCACTACACCGACTGGACCATCGGCCACGTGCATGCCGGCGCCCTGGGCTGGGTAGCGATGATCTCCATCGGCTCGCTCTACCACCTGATCCCCAAGGTCTTCGGTCGCGAGCAGATGCACAGCATCGGGCTGATCAACGCGCACTTCTGGCTGGCCACCATCGGCACCGTGCTGTACATCGCCTCGATGTGGGTCAACGGCATCACCCAGGGCCTGATGTGGCGGGCGGTCAATGCCGACGGCACGCTGACCTACTCCTTCGTCGAAGCGCTGGCTGCCAGCCACCCCGGCTTCGTGGTGCGCATGAGCGGCGGCCTGATGTTCCTCGGCGGCATGCTGCTGATGGCCTGGAACACCTGGATGACCGTGCGACAGGCGCGCCCGGAGGCCATGCGCGTTGCCGAGCGGATGGCCTGA
- a CDS encoding DUF2790 domain-containing protein gives MKLASVVSAVISSLAPMAFAQDAIKNPGADLPVTEYHYGMSLDVDKVLHRTDNSGKVGIVPAYMVYQDHQGETHKVRFLEWGGSTSQG, from the coding sequence ATGAAGCTTGCCTCTGTCGTGTCGGCTGTCATCTCCAGCCTCGCCCCGATGGCTTTTGCCCAGGACGCAATCAAGAACCCCGGCGCCGATCTGCCGGTCACCGAATACCACTACGGCATGTCCCTGGACGTCGACAAGGTTCTGCACCGCACCGACAACTCCGGCAAGGTCGGCATCGTGCCGGCATACATGGTCTACCAGGATCATCAGGGCGAGACTCACAAGGTCCGCTTCCTCGAATGGGGCGGCAGCACCAGCCAGGGCTGA